In Maylandia zebra isolate NMK-2024a linkage group LG9, Mzebra_GT3a, whole genome shotgun sequence, the genomic stretch atctctcggctggcctgggaacgccttggtattcccccggataagctggaggaggtggctggggagagggaggtctgggcctctttgcttaggctgctgcccccgcgacccggcctcggataagcggttgaaaatggatggatggatggatgaagcaAAATTACAATAATCGATGTAAACTAGTGGTCATCATATCAGAAAGAAGCAAGAACTGAGATATCCACTGATTAACGTCTGCATACTCATTTGTGTCCTTCCTGCTTCTAACCTGCTAAAAGAGGAAGTGGATTAGTATTATTTCTTAAACCTGTAACACCAAGTGTGTCATATTTGAGATGAGATTTTGTGAGTTGTGAGACTTCTTCATCATCAAagcgatttttttttctgtaattaagTTGCCCAAAACAACAATGtagcaaatatgatacaaattaaaactcatgTTTGCAAATGaatatagatttatttttaattaactccattaaaaaatgcatttttggcagttgtttcatgtttcaggCTTTACAGGTTTAACACTGTAAACTCACACTTGGAGAttttgtcagggtcctgggtctcctgacccagcgttttagttctttgtgatttttgtattattgtacttggtgtgagttattctatggtttctagttgcgatcccttgcccttcatgtttctctgtgtcccctctgttctgtgtaagtctaTGTCTGCTTGTTtgagttcccctctgtgtctctcggttCTTGAGTCCTCTGCCtcatggtttatgtctctgtgtttcttagttgctgtctccactgtgtcaagttcgcgtctctgtgtgatccttcctgttttactttgaaggtccgtgtcttatgtgaatgtgtcctgctttgcttgtctcgtcagttctaatttcccccagctgtgctctccttctgtgtctcattctcctcgttacttcccagtgtatttagaccctgtgtttctctgagtcagtgttgcgttgtaccctcaacaagctgtgtgtgttttgcctccgtgttgccagtgttttgtttccagttccagttccagttccagttcagtgttttatttccagttcagtgttttctgcttcagtgttttagtccaccagcgtttttgtttgtcttttgatgCCTTTAGTTAGTAAGAGggtttccagcaataaagctgcactttaagttgaacttctgtgtctgagtcctgcattttggatccaccactcctgcttgcccgcctgccacacagccaaccatgacagaaCGACGCAACCATCAAATGGATCCTGCGGACTCACGGTCTCAGTATCTTGCGCAGTTGTGGAATTACTGCCGGGGCGTAATCCACGCTGAGGACACCCCCAAGAGACTCCTTCAGGTGGTCTTTTTCGACGACTTTTTGTCTTCCACCCTCTGCACAGCTGGTTTTTTGGACATTAACAGATTAAAACAACTAATAACAGCTCTGAGGGCCAGGATTTGCTTCGAACTGTTTGGCATGGGCGGTCCAGGCAAGGAAGGGTCAGCTACCCTCCTGGAAGCCCTCGCTGCCTGGTATTCTCAGCATCAGCATCCTTTCCCATCAAGATTTATCACTAAATCATTCGATCCTCCCTTAAGAGAGAAACTGCATCCTCGCTGCCTTCACTCCAGTACACCAGTGTCACTTGTGTCtccagtagctcagctcccaGTGTCACCTGCCCCGCAGCCTCCCTCAGCTCGGTTAGCCGCCCCGCAGCCTCACCCGTAGCTCAGGCCCCcgtagctccagtgccccctgtagcgcaggccccagtagctccagtacCCCCGCTACCCGTAGCTCTGGCTCCAGTAATAGCGGTCTCACACATTCACTTTTTGCAGGGAGAGAATTTAAGGTCCAGTCAGGGAGTTTCTCGCGCTTTAGCTGCTTCAGGCACCGTTCTGcactccagggcttccccagaggctaggtctcagtccccagctgattctggacccctgaagATTAAGCAGCCCTCAGAGAAAGACTCCGTGTCAGTGCTGTCtgagcagggccagtgctcagCACAGTACCCATTGCCTTCGTGTCTGATggcttctgctggagggtccaaggggcccgtccagccttcaTCTCGTGTCTccactggagggtccgagggaccgctccggccttcgtcccatgtctccgctggagggtccgagggaccgctccggccctCGTCTCCTGTTTCCGCTGGAGgttccgagggaccgctccgaccttcgtctcctgtctccactggagggtccgagggaccgctccggccttcgtctaGTGTCTCCgttggagggtccgagggactgcTCCGGCCTTTGTCTCCTgtttccgctggagggtccgaggagcccgtccagcttcTTGCCTCATCAGCTGGGGGGCGTTGTAATAATCCACCAGCATCTGCCTTTTAGAGTCAATCTGCAAAATGGAGTCGTAGCAGGCGTACACGATGAGAGTGGTGGTCTGAGGCAGAGGAACTCTGAATCTCATCTCCAGCCTCAAATTCCCGTTGGAGACGGGAGACAGGGCGTCCGCATCCTCGCTGGGCTCCAGATTAAAGGCAAACAGGGCGTACCCCTCGTTAAATTCCCGGCGGTCGATGCTCAGAGGCAAATCTTTGAGGTGTCTCCCCGTGGCGGAAAACATGTGGTAAAACTCCCTGACCGAATTTCCGTGGTCAAACTGTGGCTGGAAAGCTTTGGCGGGCACCTGCCTGCCGTCCTGACACAACGCCAGATACTCCACGTCGTTGTGTCTAAAGTTGAAAGGCGACAGGTCCCTCCTCCCGGTGAAGGCGTCGTGATGAACCATGCCCAGGACCACGTATTTGGGCATGGCTCCCAGAAAGAGATTCTCTTGGTTGCAGATCCTGGAATTTTCAGGGATGGAGTAGGTTTTCACAGAAACGCGCGAAAGAGGATAGAGGGCGTTTCCTTTCATCAGGGCCGCGGCGTGCCCCAGCCTGACGGCCGGCGAGACCGTGACCTTTTTAACGAACAGAGAGGCCGAAGTTATTTTCAGGGCAAACTGCGAATCCCGAGTTCCCATCAGACTGAAGGCGTCGCTGTTGCGTATCAAAACGAACCCCGTTTTGAAGAGAGGAGACACGAAACGAACCAGCCTGGAGAAGATGGACCCTATCCCTCTGCCGTACATCACGGGGGCTCCGTAAAAACCCGGAAGGGATCTGCCCACCTGCCCCTCGTAATACCTCACAAAATGGTGAGGGTCCTGTGGGAGACGCGCCGCCATTCTCAAGCCGGTTTAAAGTGCAGCTTGACTATTGTTTTCCCGTAAACAAAATCCACGAATCTGTCACGGTCCGTTTTAATTTCTACGCGTAtggttttaatgtattttttagaTACGCGCAGGTAATGCACTGTGTTATGTCTGACCCACGTCTCCGTAATCGCCTTTCACGTTCAGCACACTCAGTAGCGGTGAGTAACTGTCACCTACCGGTTGATACTGAACGATGTCGGTGTAGAGAAACAGGTTATATACGCCCGCGCTCATATCGCACGGATAGGGGGTAGAGCGCTTCGACAGAGTCCACCACTCGTTCGTTTTCAATCCCAGCATGTAAGCCAGAGGAGGGAAGACCTTTATTTTATGGCTCCCGTCTCCTTTAACGTCCAGACGTTTGGTGATGTTGTTGAAAGAGGCCTCGAAGGAGGGGTCGTACTTTTTGATCGCCGGCACCAGGTGATCCAATAGATCTTTAACGCGTCCGTAATGACCTCCCCTGCCGAATTTTAAAATCACCACGGGCTGAGCTTCCTCCTCCGTCGTTCGCATCAGCTCCAAGTAGGAGGCGTCCGGCGGTAGATTGTACCAGGTGCGCGGATAAATAAATTCGCAGAGGCCCACGGTCCATTCTCTGGTCAGCTCGAGGGGTTTGGCCAGATCCACCGTGTAGAGCAGCCGCTGGTGTTATCTTTAAATAAGTCCTTGCTGGCGTTGGAAGGCAGGGTCACGTAAAACCCTTCGGACTCcatgagaaaattaaaagaaatgagCCGAATGATCCGAGGGGTCTCTTTTTTATACGCCGACCACTTCCGAGGCTTTCAACCAACTGTTGAATTTATCCGGCCAGTTTTTCCACTTgacaaaaacctgtttttcaCCTCTGACTGCGCGCCGCTTTAAAATCTTCTCCACATGAAACGCTTTGTCCTCGGTCAGTTTCACTTTCTGCAGCTCGGGCTCGTAAAAAGATCCTTCGATAGGTTCCCCGTCATAATCTTCTAGCTTATACACGGGGGGCGAGCGCCGAAGGACCCGGATCACAGTAAAGGTTTCGTCCGTGAAACTCTTTTCGTATTTTTTTATCAAATACTCCTCTCAATTTGGATATTCTCACCAGATCTCCCCTCTTAAATTTCATCTTTATTTTAGGACGGCGGGGGTCGTTCCGTACAAGTTGCGAAACACTCGATCCGCGTTCTCAGGGCGCACCTCGGCAGGTGTCATTTTAATGCTGCTGTGATAACTGCGGTTATAACCTTCTAACAGATCGGGCAACACCTCCAGATAGCGTCTGGTATTGCGCGCCGTGAAATATCTCCACATTCTCGTTTTCAGGGTGCGGTTAAATCTCTCCACCACCGAGGCCTTTAGGTCGCTGGTGGTcgcaaaatgggagatgccgtGATTTTTCATCAGAGCTTGAAAACTCTTGTTGAAAAACTCTTTTCCCGCATCGGTCTGTAAATTTTCCGGTATTTCACTCTCTCTCAACACAGACTCGAAAGCTTCAGTCACTTCCGAACCCGTCTTCTTTTTCAGGGGGCGGGCGTAAGCCTTTTTTGAAAAAACGTCTATGACGgtcaataaataattaaatccgTTGTTGTATTCAGACAGGTGTCTCATGTCGCACAGGTCGGCCTGAAGCTGCTTCAGGGGTTTGGTCACAAACACTCTATTTCTCTTAAATCTTACTCTGCAGGGTATAAGCGTCCTGCTCGGATAAAAAATCTTGCACCTTGCGGACATCTACTTTTTTACCAGTCTCCTCTTCCACAGCCCGCCGGAGTCTATCTACTCCTCCAAAACTACCGGGGTGAAGGGGGTCGTAATACACTTTTTTCATCTCTCTTTTCTCAGCCATCCCGTCTTCTGATAAAAAGCCCATCTGCGTTATAGCGTCGCAGGAGTcagcttttattatttattcaaaaaCCAGAGatgaatgctttttttttttaaatattttttattcaaaaCCAGAGGGCTTAACGTGCAGAAAACAGGAATACATTATTCAAAAACCAGAGATGAatgcttttaaaatattttttattcaaaaccagagggtttaacatgcaaaaaaaaccaggaatacatttttattcaaaacCCTGAGATAAAACACACTTATAGAATCAAACAGGAATACAATTAAGAtacaaaaactctttttttaaaaaacctgaGGTAAACATGCTAAAAGgttacaaacaaacaggatacttttttttttaaaaaagcagcataCATGATTAAAAAATGAGGTAGGATTTTAAGAAACAGAATACATGattaaaaaaagcagcatacatggtttttttttttgttttgtttttttttcaaaaataaagcaggaataAAAAACgaggtagttttttttttttttttttttaaagaaacagaatacatgataaaaaaaaaacaaggttaAATATAGGATACATGCATGCAGGATAAGAATCAGTATCCTTTGTAGCACTCTGTGACCAAGCGCAGCTCCCCGATTTTAACTACATCCTGACCCACCAAATTGTCATAAGCCTCGGTGATGGCGTCAAAGACTTTCCTCACCGATTTCAGCTCATGAAACAGAGTCTCCGCCACCGTTCCAACTTTGACGTCATCAGTCTTGAGCAATCAGAAGACGTTGAATGGAAGGAACGAAGCGAGGGGTGAGCAGTTTCTTTCTGATGTTGTAATAGTTGTCGGAGTAAAAATCATCCTCCAGGATTTGCAGACACTCGTGTTGTCTCTGGCTGGGATGATCGATCTTACAGCCGTTGCATTCCTCGGTGCGGTACTTGTTGATCACCAAGTTGACCAGATGATACACGGCCGTTTTCACAGTGTCGATGAATAAAGAAGACGCCCAGCCGTCGATCTCGTCggcatgctgctgctgccgccgccGCCGCTTCAGAGGTCCGTAGTAGCCGGGAGTGTCGGGTACCAGCTCGCCCTCGTCCGAGGAACTGACCTCCTCATCGCGAAGCAGGGGTGCAGAGTCCATCTCTCTCTGAGctaaaaaaaaggctttttgaACGGGCttcctttttaaaacagaagGAAGGGGGGCGTGGTCCGGGATGGGCGGGGATTTTCAAAAGCTGAGAGATTTTCTCACCCCTACGGCGTCTCTCCAGCAGCGGCAAGTTTGAAAAAGAATCGTAATATCCTTCCTCACTTCCAGCATTCTTACGACCCACTCTTTGGCGGGTAAAACCATCATGCTGCGAAATAAACCGCAGTCGGGGTTGAATTTCTCCATGACAAAAATGTCAGGCGCATCAGACTCATCCGTCGAGCGCAGGCTGGCCCGCATTCTCCATCTTCCCGTGGCTGTGGTTCCTGAAGACAAGACGGTTGACAAGATTGTTTTATTCTTGATCAGTTCCTCGTCCCTGAAGCGTATGCCCCCGTTccgtggaggaggagggggaatagcttcttcttcttcttccgaAGCTTTTTCTGGAGCCGGGggaatgttttctttattctcaGCGGCTGAAGCAGGGGCtgctttctcctcttttttttctggagCCGGGGGAACATCGTCATCTTCTGGAAGTTTTTCAGCCAGGGGCTCATCAttatcttcttcttctgtaaCGGTGTAGAgatgatcatcatcatcctcatcagatGATTCATCCTCTACAGGGGGGACATTTTCTTTATCCTCAACATTCTCAGCAGCAggaggatcaacatgctcttttgcatcattctcagcagcaggaggaggatcatcatgctgtttttcatcattctcagcagcagcaggaggatcATCATACTCTTTTTCATCAGAGGAGTcagaaggagagggaggaggaggagggggatcTACCTCTCTCCGGCGTCTTTTAGGGGCAACATCTTCCTCTTCTGGAATGGGAAAATCCTCGTTAGCCTCTCCGATAACCAGCGCAATCAGCAGCTTCAGCACGGCCCAGTCACCGGAAGTCAGCTTCACAAGGCTGCTCGATTCCATCAAGCTCTCTCCTTCATTAAGCTGATAGAGCCAAAGCTCTCCCAGCTCGTATTTGAATATGTAGCCCCACTTTCCACAGCCCTCAAAAGGCAGAGTCCATTCTCCCCGCAAGTTCCTCGGTGCCGGTATCTGGCTGCGGAACATAAAGACACTCTTATTTTTCCCTTCTTTCCGCGGAGCGGCGGTTGCTTCGGATCTGTTACTGTATACAGTGACGGGGGTGTCGCTGATAATCGACGAGGACCACTCGCTGCTGCTGCCTCCCATGCTAGCGGCCTCGGGAGAGCAGATCTCTTCGCCGTCCAAGTACACAGGAATGCTGCTGGGCTGCAGAATGAAAGGATCCATCTTGCGTCTGTGCCTAGAAATTGTGACGgcctcctctctgcttttattCCCCTCCCCTGCCGCagacccctccctccctctaaaaacttttttcttttttttccaacaacACGTGGCGCGCTTAGGGGATCAAATTACACACTTCCGGGTGTTCCCCCTCCCTTCGCCGGATGCAATTCGTCACGCTTAGGGGCAGGTGGCGCGCTTCCGGGGTTTCCCCCTCCCTTCTCCGGATGCAATTCGTCACGCTTAGGGGATCAAATTACACACTtccgggggggaggggggaggtcaaaaggtcatGATTAGGGTcatcaatcaaatcaaatcaaattttgTCATAAGCTGTAGGGAGTATCTCTCTCATATCACTCAGTATGAATATCACACTATATCTTGTAAACTTTAGGTGCACAGGTATTGTGAagctttaagacctaccatagaaccaagtccgccagagcttatattatatttttacatgctgtggagccattttttggagcatttcaagttgctatacagcaatacaaccattatagcccaaatgttaataatatgtctgcattaagtgcatagtaattacataaattgcaaaaaagtgcaataaactacaaaaaaatttaaaatcgtttttgtctttttaacatatatttctagttagagaaatttaagaggcttatccctcaaaactgtaaatacaaaaaagttgcacaaactagtttcccacaaaaggaaatttattttgagtgttttcatagttttatttttgagatacaccaattttcatatagtacaggaaaaacgaaaaaatatattttgcaaaataacagcatatgcatcaaaataaactatttccagcagtgcaatatgagtcctaagcatcccagaaacgacacagaaagtcatgaagtcaaacataacttttaaaaacacaagtataagCTCATGAGGCcacgatggtaaaaaaaaactacatttccgcaaaatggcgtcacttccggtttcgggcaggtcatgcggtcatgtgatagttcgcgctgatggatgTAGGAAGTgctacaaacagctgatcggatcggcaaagcgtgtttctggaatattatgtttttgttgctacaagcgctttttatgcagtttttgcaaagctatatgtggaaggaaactgtgaccgaggacaagctgatggcataagatgtaagtacaactcctccggtttcatatgcaaaaaaaattattgcgctagctcacgtggttgcagtgctaccaggatttaaaaatagttacgcaaaatggagcgtgtccGCTCCTACCGGTTCTAAAGGGTTAAGACAAAGGATCTCTAAAAGAATGAGACGTGTAATGAAAGCAGTTACAAAGGAACTCGATGTTGCCTCTTAGCCCAGCACACGACATTTAAGGtcaataaatacaaaaagacaTGTTATGTTTAAGTTGCAGGCCAAAGttcttattaaaaataataagtgTGCTTCATCTTCATTTTAGCAGAATTATAAACATGCAACACGTTCCATAAGAAAACTGGAAATGAACTAAATGTGGCATCACTTTAATGGCTTTTTGAGAGTTGTGTGGAAGCATGACTCAGTGCTGATACCAAACTATACATAAATCAGACATGAACATCCTGAACATGTTGATCAGGTTCGCTGTGATACTCCACATGAGAAATGCTTTTCTAACAACCTTTGTTCAACCAAAGACACTTTCACACTCATTTCTCCTGCACTGAGCCATCACCCATctgtgttggggttttttttagcctTGCACCTTTTGACCTGTGAATACATCACATCCTGCTGCTGTCTTTAACAGTCTAACATGGTAAACTCAACCTTACACAATATATTTAATAACTCCCAGTATGAACGTCACATTTATCCTATCTCACACTGATGTGCCAATTAATCAATGTTTTTGCTGGAAAAACCTTTGAAGTGATGGGAATTACATGATCTACTCATCTTTGATGTATAGAGAATAAGAAAACTGTCATTATGGTGGGCAGACACGATTGCTTTCAtatgttttgcttttaaatggtaaatgttaTTCATGTAAATGTTTCCatataaaagtgtaaaataatgAACAGCATTCTTAAAATACCTTTGCTTCAACTACAGTGTGCTAGGAGTAAGGATGGGTATTGATAGGATTTTtacgattccattttcgattctgtttaacgattcgattctttatcgattctcttatcgattctttttaaaaaaggagaacactaaggtcgattagcttagaactttgttttatatcttgtgtgaatgtgtgtgtgaatgggtggatgactggatatgtaaagcgctttggggtccttagggactagtaaagcgctatataaatacaggccatttaccattttatatcttctctttgaacaagatagaaatttaggagtaacatggccttacaaacccaacagtgagatcttaagagatccagcctacggctcttcaatggggtgtcacagggtccctgggaaaaaaaattggaaatttaaaacaataaaataaatattcttctgtagcaataacaaagtataacataaatttttctgtagcaattacacaagaatatccagtaatgaaacctgcctacaattaaacacattcacttaccaaaaatcgagggcatctgctgtggcaaatgggtgcaagcctttgaccaaaaacttagtcactgctcggtgacattcgtctatcctggcctgaaaggagacgctaccggtagactgcagcaagaactgccagcatctgagccagccagactctgtctgtctctctcatcatggtcacctaaatgcacagtaatggcaggttttgtaataaggcagatcgcgctaacataatatgcactgttagttgattatttacctgccgcattaacgggagaggacgtgcaaacgttaccgctgctgctgggttgagattcacgagtccggagtggaattaaaaacatgacattcatttaaggttatcgcgtgttttgtgagcaaatgcttttgcatattcgtagtgtttcctcccttaaatgaaatagcTACTtagcaagtattgcaagttgccctgttgtcatccgttctcgtaacgTATGACCAAACTTTTTTagcgtttgagccgccatgtttcctgatttcaaaaaaataaatatgcagaagATCATGTGCAATAATGTATTATTAGCACTTTATTTCTACTTTCTCTGTTTGCACTGGAATTTTAGAAGGACACCATTAAGCTCTTACAACCTGTTTGCAATGCTCTTATTTCTGTGAATATGTTTATTCTCACCAAACTTTCTTTGTTAAATCCAAACCTGTTAATCATAATTCTGcatacattttattaacataGTTGATTCTTgtgctgctgtctgtgtttaCCTGTTAGATGAATCTCTGCTGATGTCTGATTACCCAGATCATtagtggccacacagtaatAAACTCCTCCATCTGTTCCATTGAAGCTGTAAATCTCTCCTTCAGATACTTTCACAGCTCCATCTCTGCTCTTCTTGAACCAGGTGAAGTTGCTGACTGGAGGTTTGGCTCTGCTGGAGCAGGTCAGGTTCACCCAGCTGCCTGCTGACACCAAACCTGATGGACTGATGGATGCTGAGGTGTCTTTAGGAGCATCTGGAGAAAAAGATTAACACATATCCCCATTATTCATTATAAATAGCTGACTTCCTATAAATGATGATATGTTGACAGGATACAACAACAAACTCTGATTGTCTTACATGAAACACTGAGAGTCTCttctgtctctgctgtcttGGTGTCTTTTCCTTGGTTCACAGGATATCTGGCAGAGCAGCTGATCTTCGTTCCATCATGCGTGTCTGACAGAGTGATGTTCTGCTGGATTTTAGTTGTAAAGCTTCCATCTGTGTTTTCCTCTATTTTGTTGTGAGAGTCTTGTTGGAGATTCCAGGTGAGTTGAGGAGGGGAGTGTGGACAGGGagtgagagctgagcaggttATAGTGACAGACTCCTTCTCCTTCAGATCACCTGGGATTGTAATATTGGGCCTCCAAGGAGAATCTGTGGTTTTGAAGATGTTGCAAAtacatacaaataaatacagtatataatgcaCTATATCTGTCAAATGTAGAATCATTTAGTCTTTTATTTAAACTCTGCACTTAACACACACTAATCCAGTATACGGCAATGTACTGCACACTACACTTGTTATTACGAACCACTCTGTTGTCACA encodes the following:
- the LOC143420281 gene encoding cell adhesion molecule 3-like, with translation MSHPCVLPAVQLLCSFSFLSRPNITIPGDLKEKESVTITCSALTPCPHSPPQLTWNLQQDSHNKIEENTDGSFTTKIQQNITLSDTHDGTKISCSARYPVNQGKDTKTAETEETLSVSYAPKDTSASISPSGLVSAGSWVNLTCSSRAKPPVSNFTWFKKSRDGAVKVSEGEIYSFNGTDGGVYYCVATNDLGNQTSAEIHLTAAAVTFARPLPLMRQVTMMRETDRVWLAQMLAVLAAVYR